Proteins from a single region of Hordeum vulgare subsp. vulgare chromosome 6H, MorexV3_pseudomolecules_assembly, whole genome shotgun sequence:
- the LOC123403677 gene encoding wall-associated receptor kinase 1-like, which translates to MSRMATTTVLLLLIVLPLLGAASASAQRMALPECRDRCGNITVPYPFGIGAGCYRDDGLRGFQLECDDSGPAPPRLTVFGRYNRVAALSLASGEARAYLNATRECYNSTGGFVDRNNNTSYMSLLGSAYLFSPTENRLVALGCPNLGYFVDSAGYYVSGCMSVCRPSRYAMPGPCTGVGCCQSAIPPGVGFFEPHQRNFPPQQDDNSAFISNVTSCHYVFLVELDWFSYSDRVFLNRTDDFDVPVVLDWAVRNVGNCSAARRNATDLACRGELSECFDVANGPGYRCNCSRGYDGNPYLDGGCTDIDECQLKEEYPCYGICRNTQGGHTCQCPPGTTGDATRKDGCRQKDKFTLALKLVTGVSVGVFLLVFMCFWLYLGLQKRKLIKAKQSFFEHNGGVILQQQMRSYSGAAGGGGGGFKIFSEEELKKATDNFAADQILGRGGHGIVYRGVLEDKTIVAIKKSKVMEATETKEFAREMLILSQINHRNVVKLHGCCLEVEVPMLVYEYVSNGTLYHYIHGGEGLDTNNNKALDARLRIAAESAEALSYMHSSASPPILHGDVKTANILLDGSLTAKVSDFGASKLAPSDEAEIATLVQGTCGYLDPEYLMTCQLTDKSDVYSFGVVLLELLTGKKVLCFDGPEEDRSLVSRFTTAMKAGQHSELLDDQVRMEMGPEALEEATHLVMRCVSMIREERPSMKEVAEKLEALRRYQRNPWGQAGADPEEGQSLLHREQQRDVNYNFRPQDVLDLEEGSTYTFSL; encoded by the exons ATGTCAAGGATGGCGACCACCACCGTACTGCTGCTGCTCATCGTGCTGCCTTTGCTGGGTGCAGCGTCGGCGTCGGCTCAGCGCATGGCGCTGCCGGAGTGCCGGGACAGGTGCGGCAACATCACCGTCCCCTACCCCTTCGGCATCGGCGCCGGCTGCTACCGCGACGACGGCCTCCGGGGCTTCCAGCTCGAGTGCGACGACTCCGGCCCCGCCCCTCCGCGCCTCACCGTCTTCGGCCGCTACAACCGCGTCGCGGCCCTCTCCCTCGCGTCCGGCGAGGCCCGCGCATACCTCAACGCGACGCGCGAGTGCTACAACTCCACGGGGGGGTTCGTCGACCGGAACAACAACACGTCCTACATGTCCCTCCTCGGCAGCGCCTACCTCTTCTCGCCCACCGAGAACCGGCTGGTGGCGCTCGGCTGTCCCAACCTCGGCTACTTCGTCGACAGTGCCGGATACTACGTCAGCGGCTGCATGTCCGTGTGCCGGCCGTCGCGGTACGCCATGCCGGGCCCGTGCACCGGCGTCGGGTGCTGCCAGAGCGCGATACCGCCCGGGGTCGGCTTCTTCGAGCCGCACCAGCGCAACTTCCCGCCGCAGCAGGACGACAATTCCGCCTTCATCAGCAACGTCACGTCGTGCCACTACGTGTTCCTCGTCGAGCTCGACTGGTTCAGCTACAGCGACCGTGTCTTCCTCAACCGCACCGACGACTTCGACGTGCCCGTCGTGCTGGACTGGGCCGTCCGGAACGTCGGGAACTGCAGCGCCGCCAGGCGCAACGCCACCGACTTGGCCTGCAGGGGCGAGCTCAGCGAGTGCTTCGACGTCGCCAACGGCCCCGGGTACCGGTGCAACTGCTCCAGGGGCTACGACGGCAACCCCTACCTCGACGGTGGATGCACAG ACATCGATGAGTGCCAGCTGAAAGAAGAATACCCATGCTACGGGATCTGTAGAAACACGCAGGGAGGCCACACTTGCCAATGCCCTCCAGGGACAACTGGAGATGCCACCAGGAAGGATGGCTGCCGCCAAAAGGACAAGTTCACCTTAGCTCTGAAGCTCGTTACAG GAGTCAGCGTGGGGGTGTTCTTGTTGGTGTTCATGTGCTTTTGGCTCTACTTGGGGCTGCAGAAGCGAAAGCTCATCAAGGCAAAGCAGAGTTTCTTCGAGCACAACGGAGGCGTGATCCTGCAGCAGCAGATGCGTTCCTACAGTGGCGCTGCCGGGGGAGGCGGTGGAGGGTTCAAGATATTCTCGGAAGAGGAGCTCAAGAAGGCCACCGACAACTTCGCCGCCGACCAGATCCTTGGCCGTGGCGGCCACGGCATTGTCTACAGAGGTGTTCTGGAGGACAAAACCATAGTAGCCATCAAGAAGTCCAAGGTGATGGAGGCGACCGAGACCAAGGAGTTCGCGAGAGAGATGCTCATCCTCTCCCAGATCAACCACCGGAACGTCGTCAAGCTGCACGGCTGCTGCCTCGAGGTGGAGGTGCCGATGCTAGTCTACGAGTACGTCTCCAACGGGACTCTCTACCACTACATCCATGGCGGCGAGGGCctcgacaccaacaacaacaaggcaCTCGACGCCCGCCTTCGGATAGCGGCGGAGTCTGCCGAGGCGCTGTCATATATGCACTCGTCGGCCTCGCCCCCGATCCTCCACGGCGATGTCAAGACGGCCAATATCCTGCTCGACGGCAGCCTCACCGCCAAAGTCTCTGACTTCGGAGCATCGAAGCTGGCACCGAGTGATGAGGCTGAGATTGCCACACTGGTGCAAGGCACCTGCGGCTACCTGGACCCAGAGTACCTCATGACATGCCAGCTGACGGATAAAAGTGACGTCTACAGCTTTGGTGTCGTTCTGCTCGAGCTCTTGACAGGGAAGAAGGTGCTCTGCTTTGACGGGCCAGAGGAGGACAGGAGCCTCGTGTCCCGATTCACGACGGCCATGAAAGCCGGCCAGCACAGCGAGCTCCTTGACGATCAGGTGAGAATGGAGATGGGTCCCGAGGCATTGGAAGAAGCAACGCATCTTGTGATGCGGTGTGTGAGCATGATCAGGGAGGAGCGTCCGTCGATGAAGGAAGTTGCAGAGAAGCTCGAGGCTTTGAGGAGGTACCAACGGAACCCATGGGGTCAGGCTGGTGCTGATCCGGAGGAGGGGCAAAGCTTGCTTCACAGAGAGCAACAACGTGATGTGAATTATAACTTCAGACCGCAAGACGTGCTTGATCTTGAAGAGGGGAGTACATACACTTTTAGCTTGTAG